The region CGCCGACGCCTCGGCGACGGCCACCCAGTCGCCGACCGCGAAGACCGCCGCCACGGCGAACAGGGCGGCGGCGGTCGCGGTCACGACCGCGTTCTAGTCGCGACAGGCGTCGCCCGGCGTCGCCCCGCCCGACGAGCCCTTACGATCCGGCCTGCATGCGGCGCTCACGGGGAGCAGGCGTGACCGCCGCGGGCAGGCGGCTGCGGGCCCTCGTGGCCCGATGCCCGGGCGCGCCGACGCTGCTCGACCTGCAGCGTCGCTACGACGAGGCGCGCGGCTCGGCGCTCGCGGCGTCGATCAGCCTGTACGGGTTCCTCGCGCTCTTCGCGGTGACGGCCCTGGCCGTCGCGGTCCTCGGCTTCCTGTCGGCGGGCGGCGCCCACGTGGCGCGCGACCTCCCGAACCAGCTCGGCCTGAGCGGATCGGCGAGCCGAACCGTGCGGGACGCCGTCGACGCGGCCCGGAGGAGCCGCGCCGCGGCAACCGTGCTCGGCGGGCTCGGGCTGGCCTGGACCGGCACCAGCCTGGCGGTGGTCGTCGCTGACGCCTACGACGCGGCCTGGCAGGTCGAGCGGCGCGGCTTGCTCGACCGGGTGTTGGGGCTGGTGTGGCTCGCCGGCGCCGTCCTCGCGATCGCCGCCGGCGCGTTCGCCACCGCGGCGTGGAGCGTGCTGCCGGGCCTGTTCGCGCCGCTGGTCATCGTCGTGTCGCTGGCGACGAACGCGGCGCTGTTCCTCTGGACCTCGTGGATCCTGCCGAACCGCCGGGTGCCGCTCGCCGCGCTCGTGCCGGCGGCGCTCGTCGGCGGGGTCGCGCTGGAGGCGATGAAGCTGGTCGGCGCCTACGCCGTGCCACACCTGGTGGCACGCTCGTCGGAGGTGTACGGCACGATCGGCGTCGTGTTCGCGCTGTTGGTGTGGCTGCTGCTGTTCGGGCGCGTCGTCGTGTACGTCGCCATCATCGAGACGCGGGGGTGGGAGCGACAGCACGGCGAGCGCGAGGTGGACGTCGAGGTGCCGGCCCTGCCGACCTGACGAGGGCCGCGGTGGCGGTCGCTCAGGGTTGGAGTCGCTCGAGCACGAACCCGGCGCCGCGGCGGCGGTAGCGGAGCCGGTCGTGCAGGCGGTCGTCGCGGTGCTGCCAGAACTCGACGGTCTCGACGCCGACGAGGT is a window of Acidimicrobiia bacterium DNA encoding:
- a CDS encoding YhjD/YihY/BrkB family envelope integrity protein; translation: MRRSRGAGVTAAGRRLRALVARCPGAPTLLDLQRRYDEARGSALAASISLYGFLALFAVTALAVAVLGFLSAGGAHVARDLPNQLGLSGSASRTVRDAVDAARRSRAAATVLGGLGLAWTGTSLAVVVADAYDAAWQVERRGLLDRVLGLVWLAGAVLAIAAGAFATAAWSVLPGLFAPLVIVVSLATNAALFLWTSWILPNRRVPLAALVPAALVGGVALEAMKLVGAYAVPHLVARSSEVYGTIGVVFALLVWLLLFGRVVVYVAIIETRGWERQHGEREVDVEVPALPT